Proteins from a genomic interval of Oncorhynchus kisutch isolate 150728-3 linkage group LG28, Okis_V2, whole genome shotgun sequence:
- the LOC109872809 gene encoding zinc finger protein ZPR1-like has product MSVIAEENVRGIGGSVFKEISADNDEDNQPTEIESLCMNCYQNGMTRILLTKIPFFKEVIISSFTCPNCSWSNTEIQSAGRIQDQGIAYTLKVKSKQDMNREVVKADSATTRIPELDFEIPPYTQKGSLSTIEGLIDRAVAGLEQDQQLRNATAPEVAVKIDEFIDKLKKLKEGVFTLVIDDPSGNSFVENPFAPQKDEALSVSHYKRTPQQDAQLGIKAEEEEEKPSNDIDCMRNEVLTFNTNCPECNAPASTNMKLVQIPHFKEVIIMATNCDDCGHRTNEVKSGGATEELGTKITLHLTDVSDMSRDLLKSETCSILIPELEFELGMAAVGGKFTTLEGLLKDIKDLIVSKNPFTCGDSSTSDRTEKLKLFGEKIDKIMAGEMDVHVVLDDPAGNSYLQNVYAPDPDPEMTTEKYTRTFEQNEDLGLNDMKTEGYQE; this is encoded by the exons ATGTCAGTCATAGCAGAGGAAAATGTCCGTGGCATTGGCGGTAGTGTTTTCAAGGAGATCAGTGCTGATAATGACGAAGACAATCAACCCACCGAAATTGAGAGTCTGTGCATGAATTGTTACCAAAAT GGAATGACACGTATTCTTCTTACGAAGATTCCTTTCTTTAAAGAAGTTATCATCAGTTCTTTCACCTGTCCCAACTGCAGCTGGTCGAACACTGAAATCCAATCAGCTGGTCGCATACAGGATCAAGGCATCGCCTACACACTCAAAGTCAAGTCAAAACAG GATATGAATCGAGAAGTTGTCAAAGCAGACAGTGCAACCACCAGAATCCCAGAACTGGATTTTGAAATCCCCCCATACACTCAGAAGGGCT CACTCTCTACCATCGAAGGCCTCATAGACCGTGCAGTTGCAGGGTTGGAGCAAGACCAACAACTAAGAAAT GCAACTGCACCAGAAGTTGCTGTAAAGATTGATGAGTTCATTGATAAATTGAAGAAGTTGAAAGAAGGTGTATTCACACTG GTCATTGATGATCCATCTGGGAACAGTTTTGTGGAGAACCCCTTTGCTCCGCAGAAAGATGAGGCTCTCTCGGTCAGCCACTACAAGAGAACACCCCAACAGGACGCCCAGTTAGGAATAAAG gctgaagaagaggaggaaaagccCAGTAATGACATTGACTGTATGAGAAATGAG GTGTTGACGTTTAATACAAACTGTCCAGAGTGCAATGCCCCAGCCTCGACAAACATGAAGCTTGTCC AAATACCCCATTTCAAAGAAGTCATTATCATGGCAACAAACTGTGATGACTGTGGACATCGAACCAACGAA GTGAAATCTGGTGGAGCCACAGAAGAGCTGGGCACCAAGATAACTCTTCACCTCACTGACGTGTCTGACATGTCCAGAGATCTTCTCAAG TCGGAGACATGTAGCATCCTCATACCTGAGCTGGAGTTTGAGTTGGGGATGGCAGCTGTCGGTGGCAAATTCACCACCTTGGAGGGACTCCTCAAAGACATCAAAGATCTG ATTGTTTCCAAAAATCCATTCACTTGTGGAGACAGCTCCACTTCGGATCGAACAGAGAAACTGAAACTTTTTGGCGAGAAGATTGACAAG ATCATGGCGGGAGAAATGGACGTGCACGTTGTTCTCGACGACCCTGCAGGGAACAGCTATCTCCAG AACGTCTATGCCCCTGACCCAGACCCAGAGATGACAACTGAGAAGTACACCAGGACATTTGAGCAGAATGAAGACCTTGGTCTCAATGACATGAAGACAGAGGGCTATCAGGAGTAA